Proteins found in one Labrenzia sp. VG12 genomic segment:
- a CDS encoding DUF2783 domain-containing protein, whose amino-acid sequence MALELTRNIPDPDGFYEHLVSSQRHMSDEEANCMNARLVLVLANQIGDLDTLKAAIDFAADPKADRKAA is encoded by the coding sequence ATGGCTCTTGAACTGACACGGAACATCCCGGACCCGGATGGGTTTTACGAGCACCTGGTCTCCAGCCAGCGCCACATGAGCGACGAAGAGGCGAACTGCATGAATGCCCGCCTCGTCCTGGTTCTGGCAAACCAGATCGGCGATCTGGATACGCTCAAGGCCGCGATTGACTTTGCCGCCGATCCAAAGGCGGACAGGAAGGCGGCTTAG
- a CDS encoding peptide-methionine (S)-S-oxide reductase yields MKIGLGGGCHWCTEAVFQAIQGISDVDQGFIRSDPPEDAWSEAVVVTFDPVELPLEVLIEIHLRTHSSTSRHKMRGKYRSAVYVYDAGTGVKVGRILRTLQHDFDEPLITSVMTLADFKPSDERFRNYYVNGPERPFCKTYIDPKLALLRQKFARVLRPDRFEAAE; encoded by the coding sequence GTGAAGATCGGGCTGGGCGGCGGCTGCCATTGGTGCACCGAGGCCGTTTTTCAGGCAATTCAGGGCATTTCAGACGTGGATCAGGGGTTCATCCGCTCCGATCCGCCCGAGGACGCCTGGTCGGAAGCGGTGGTCGTCACGTTCGATCCGGTCGAGCTGCCGCTGGAGGTGCTGATCGAGATCCATCTCAGAACCCACTCCAGCACCTCGCGGCACAAGATGCGCGGCAAATATCGCAGCGCAGTCTATGTCTATGATGCTGGCACCGGTGTGAAGGTCGGCCGAATCCTGCGGACGCTGCAGCATGATTTCGACGAGCCGCTGATCACAAGCGTGATGACGCTTGCCGATTTCAAACCCTCCGACGAGCGGTTCCGGAACTACTATGTGAACGGTCCGGAGCGGCCTTTCTGCAAGACCTATATCGACCCGAAACTGGCGTTGTTGCGACAGAAATTTGCCAGAGTGCTAAGGCCGGATCGGTTCGAGGCTGCGGAATAA
- a CDS encoding DUF3088 domain-containing protein, with amino-acid sequence MKDTLFLLRPGFEDPAYPGQVFYCWHCALMEGVLASFPDLHEKLTVHRIAWPRPRMELVNLLGEAHQSLPVLVLAEGGFIDDKDAILAALTERHGFPHPHP; translated from the coding sequence ATGAAGGACACATTGTTCCTGCTCAGGCCAGGTTTCGAAGACCCTGCCTACCCCGGCCAGGTCTTCTATTGCTGGCACTGTGCGCTCATGGAGGGCGTTCTGGCCTCTTTCCCTGACCTGCACGAGAAGCTCACGGTCCATCGCATTGCCTGGCCGCGCCCCCGGATGGAACTTGTCAACCTGCTGGGGGAAGCCCATCAAAGCCTGCCGGTGCTGGTTCTCGCCGAAGGCGGCTTCATTGATGACAAGGATGCCATTCTTGCGGCACTGACCGAGCGGCATGGGTTTCCTCATCCGCATCCGTGA
- a CDS encoding polysaccharide deacetylase family protein, which produces MTTDLQRFQRELTRHLDWFAERNRKVRFWWRDDDAIEPTPALDRMLDLANRHNVDLALAVIPKAATEALAERLTTEPHALVLQHGWQHKNFQRKDLGEKAAELGSRRDPDELMAELSAGKTRLETLFGDKFIPAMVPPWNRIAPGIRRRLPEIGLPGLSTFTWYHFPKASQVQSHVDILKWKKQVRFIGWESARLRFDLQLTRRQNTGGEPLGLLTHHLAHDEGCFEFLEVFLEIAAHHEGADWPDVKELFDLSLEPTSEPVAA; this is translated from the coding sequence ATGACGACCGATCTTCAGCGCTTCCAGCGCGAGCTCACCCGGCATCTCGACTGGTTCGCGGAGCGGAACCGAAAGGTCCGGTTCTGGTGGCGGGACGATGACGCGATCGAACCGACACCGGCCCTGGACCGCATGCTGGACCTGGCCAACCGGCACAATGTCGATCTGGCGCTCGCTGTCATTCCGAAAGCCGCCACGGAGGCCCTTGCCGAGCGCCTTACCACAGAACCCCATGCGCTGGTGCTGCAACATGGCTGGCAGCACAAGAATTTCCAGCGCAAGGATCTTGGTGAAAAGGCTGCAGAACTCGGCTCCCGCCGCGACCCCGACGAGCTGATGGCCGAGCTTTCTGCCGGCAAAACACGGCTCGAAACCCTGTTTGGCGACAAATTCATTCCTGCCATGGTGCCGCCCTGGAACCGGATCGCCCCGGGCATCCGGCGCAGACTGCCGGAGATCGGCCTGCCAGGCCTGTCGACTTTCACCTGGTACCATTTCCCGAAGGCCAGCCAGGTCCAGTCCCATGTTGATATTCTGAAGTGGAAGAAGCAGGTCCGGTTCATCGGCTGGGAAAGCGCGCGCCTTCGCTTTGACCTGCAACTGACACGGCGACAGAACACCGGTGGCGAACCGCTTGGGCTCCTGACGCATCACCTCGCCCATGACGAAGGCTGTTTTGAATTTCTGGAAGTGTTCCTGGAGATCGCGGCACATCATGAAGGGGCGGACTGGCCGGATGTGAAAGAACTGTTTGATCTCTCGCTTGAACCGACATCGGAGCCCGTTGCCGCATGA